One genomic segment of Arachis duranensis cultivar V14167 chromosome 4, aradu.V14167.gnm2.J7QH, whole genome shotgun sequence includes these proteins:
- the LOC107484745 gene encoding metallothionein-like protein 2, whose amino-acid sequence MSSCCGGNCGCGSGCKCGNGCGGCKMYPDLSYTESSSTTESLVMGVAPAKAQFEGAEMGVPAENDACKCGPNCSCNPCTCK is encoded by the exons ATGTCGTCTTGCTGTGGAGGAAACTGTGGGTGCGGAAGCGGCTGCAAGTGCGGCAACGGCTGTGGAGG CTGCAAGATGTACCCAGATTTGAGCTACACCGAGAGCAGCAGCACAACAGAGTCATTGGTGATGGGAGTAGCACCTGCCAAGGCCCAATTCGAGGGTGCTGAAATGGGTGTTCCAGCTGAGAACGATGCCTGTAAGTGTGGGCCAAACTGCAGCTGCAACCCATGCACCTGCAAGTGA